A genomic stretch from Neodiprion fabricii isolate iyNeoFabr1 chromosome 3, iyNeoFabr1.1, whole genome shotgun sequence includes:
- the LOC124177522 gene encoding prefoldin subunit 5 codes for MSQISATEGPMLQQIDLTKLNLQQLTQLKQQLDQELGVFQDSLQTLKIAQNKFQESGTSLEKLTPSAKGKEILVPLTGSMYVTGKLADTETVIVDIGTGYYAQKDIQGAKDYFKRRVNYVTEQMEKIQQIGLEKSKIREAIMDVMEMKIQGQMSTQKELAETA; via the exons ATGTCGCAAATATCTGCAACCGAGGGCCCGATGTTACAGCAGATTGACCTGACGAAGTTGAATCTCCAGCAGCTTACACAATTGAAGCAACAATTGGATCAGGAACTTGGTGTTTTCCAGGACTCGCTGCAGACCCTAAAAATCGCTCAAAACAAGTTCCAAGAGTCCGGAACTAGTCTTGAGAAGCTTACCCCGTCCGCTAAGG GAAAAGAGATACTCGTGCCACTGACAGGTTCGATGTACGTTACGGGGAAATTAGCTGATACAGAGACGGTGATAGTTGATATTGGGACTGGATATTACGCGCAGAAGGACATCCAAGGTGCGAAAGATTATTTCAAAAGAAGAGTGAATTATGTAACGGAGCAGATggagaaaattcaacaaattggACTTGAAAAGAGTAAAATAAGGGAAGCTATTATGGATGTAATGGAGATGAAAATACAAGGACAGATGTCAACGCAAAAGGAACTTGCAGAGACTGCATAG
- the LOC124177519 gene encoding AP-3 complex subunit mu-1, with protein MIHSLFIINSSGDVFMEKHWKSAVARSLCDYFFDQQRRVSSPEDTPPVIATPHHYLISIYRCNMFFVAVCMTEVPPLFVIEFLHRVVDTFEDYFSECTETIIKENYVVVYELLDEMLDNGFPLATESNILKELIKPPNILRTIANTVTGKSNVSAILPSGQLSNVPWRRTGVKYTNNEAYFDVVEEVDAIIDKTGATVFAEIQGYIDCCIKLSGMPDLTLSFMNPRLFDDVSFHPCVRFKRWESERILSFIPPDGNFRLLSYHIGSQSIVAIPIYVRHNISLKESGGGRLDITVGPKQTVGRTVENVNIEIPMPKSVLNCSLVPNQGKYSFDPVSKVLVWDIGRIDVAKLPNLRGSITIQNGATVTESNPAINVHFTINQLAVSGLKVNRLDMYGEKYKPFKGVKYITKAGRFQIRM; from the exons ATGATTCacagtttatttataataaattcatcAGG AGATGTATTTATGGAAAAACATTGGAAAAGTGCGGTCGCGCGATCCCtgtgtgattatttttttgaccAACAACGTAGAGTTTCTTCACCTGAAGACACGCCACCAGTTATTGCAACACCGCATCATTATTTGATCAGCATATATCGCTGCAATATGTTTTTTGTCGCTGTGTGTATGACGGAAG TTCCGCCACTGTTTGTTATCGAGTTTTTACACAGAGTAGTAGACACGTTTGAAGACTACTTCAGTGAATGTAcagaaacaataataaaagaGAATTATGTTGTTGTTTATGAATTGTTGGACGAAATGTTAGACAATGGTTTTCCGTTGGCGACAGAATCAAATATCCTCAAAGAACTGATTAAACCACCCAATATTTTAAGAACGATAGCTAATACCGTAACAGGGAAGTCTAA TGTGAGTGCAATCTTGCCAAGTGGCCAATTGTCAAATGTACCCTGGCGAAGAACGGGTGTTAAATACACAAATAATGAAGCTTACTTCGATGTTGTTGAGGAAGTTGATGCTATAATTGACAAAACTGGGGCAACAGTTTTTGCAGAAATCCAAGGCTAT atTGATTGCTGTATTAAATTGAGTGGCATGCCTGATCTCACACTTTCATTCATGAATCCAAGATTATTTGATGATGTCAGCTTCCATCCATGTGTTAGGTTCAAGCGATGGGAG TCCGAGAGAATATTGTCCTTCATTCCACCAGATGGTAACTTCCGACTTCTGTCCTACCATATCGGGTCACAAAGTATTGTGGCAATTCCTATATACGTAAGGCATAATATAAGCCTAAAGGAATCTGGTGGCGGCAGATTGGATATTACAGTTGGGCCTAAACAAACTGTTGGACGAACT GTAGAAAATGTTAATATCGAAATTCCCATGCCAAAATCAGTGTTAAATTGTAGTTTGGTACCCAATCAAGGAAAGTACTCTTTTGATCCAGTCAGTAAAGTACTTGTGTGGGATATTGGAAGAATAGATGTTGCGAAATTGCCCAATCTTCGAGGAAGT ATCACTATTCAAAATGGGGCGACCGTCACAGAATCAAATCCTGCTATCAAT GTTCATTTCACAATCAACCAGCTTGCTGTGTCTGGCTTGAAAGTAAACAGGCTCGACATGtatggtgaaaaatataagcCGTTCAAAggtgtaaaatatattacaaaagCTGGTAGATTTCAAATCAGAATGTGA
- the LOC124177520 gene encoding transcriptional adapter 1-like: protein MTSSKELTVARKSLVASLGDNAKLYFEKMKLWFQMKTTKEEFDCEARNIMTEDQVHLHNEFLLCLFNKVQGLASVTTVRTNKHNHTNAHLDKEKMLEKRLRLKRKYKTDKSNFEPADVYVEVLGQSSSLVGDEPIGANHSSAQELLLPDRTFVLARLMLAAWENNMDGAEENTAQIIIAATQVFLKNILTAVITRRKGFSVREGSFIHNIGEPVPSSWTRNTSYITNTSNFSMATNIVEPEGQVPAMKQTLEEAEQANAFALACSTQTTSPTPDPVNVANLQQALKIHKNLINNHTIYATNMERLHTYATHPTWEDLEARKILCKNLRT, encoded by the exons ATGACATCGTCGAAAGAGTTGACCGTAGCAAGAAAAAGCCTTGTCGCATCGCTAGGTGATAACGCAAAACT gtactttgaaaaaatgaagctGTGGTTTCAGATGAAG ACAACTAAAGAAGAATTTGACTGCGAGGCGCGCAACATTATGACTGAGGATCAAGTCCATTTGCACAATGAATTTCTACTCTGCTTGTTCAACAAAGTACAGGGGTTAGCGTCTGTGACAACAGTCCGAACTAACAAACACAATCATACAAATGCTCAtcttgataaagaaaaaatgctAGAGAAAAGGCTGcgattgaaacgaaaatataaaacagacaaatcaaattttgaa CCTGCAGATGTCTACGTTGAAGTCTTGGGCCAAAGTTCGTCACTGGTTGGAGACGAACCTATAGGTGCCAATCATTCCAGCGCGCAAGAGCTTTTGCTGCCAGATCGTACCTTCGTTTTAGCTAGACTAATGCTTGCTGCATGGGAGAATAATATGGATGGAGCTGAAGAAAATACAGCTCAAATAATTATAGCTGCTACTCAG GTATTTCTCAAAAATATACTCACAGCCGTAATAACTCGACGGAAAGGTTTCTCGGTGCGAGAAGGATCATTTATTCATAACATAGGTGAACCAGTACCCAGTTCATGGACCAGAAATACATCCTACATAACCAACACGTCAAATTTTAG TATGGCTACAAATATAGTGGAGCCTGAAGGACAAGTACCTGCAATGAAGCAAACACTTGAAGAAGCGGAACAAGCAAATGCATTTGCATTGGCATGTTCAACACAAACTACCTCACCGACTCCCGATCCTGTTAATGTGGCTAATCTTCAACAAGCATTGAAG ATCCACAAGAATCTCATCAACAATCATACAATTTATGCAACTAATATGGAACGTCTACATACATATGCTACGCACCCAACCTGGGAAGATTTGGAGGCAAGGAAAATactgtgtaaaaatttaagaacgtGA
- the LOC124177521 gene encoding mediator of RNA polymerase II transcription subunit 18 produces MASQISTAMDSLNAAVKSNIIPNQEYLLQGSVMDSAVEVLLQRLRGLCDNVDSRPETFRDHEMCFSIRRGPPPEQPLSLRVRRALDHQDMPWQLRYIGQPELGDKSRPTIVRSSIDIATSSTVVEFLTELGCRIDFEYIVQGYMFRKGRMKVTVAKIFKMVQVKIPDNVEPISQSYLVELSVLAPRGQDAIAEDMRIFAEQLRPLVQLEKIDYKRLSH; encoded by the exons ATGGCAAGTCAAATAAGTACAGCGATGGACAGCTTAAATGCTGCTGTAAAGTCGAATATAATACCAAACCAAGAATACCTTCTGCAAGGTTCGGTTATGGACAGTGCGGTGGAAGTCTTATTGCAAAGATTGAGAGGATTGTGTGATAACGTTGATAGTAGGCCGGAGACTTTTCGTGATCATGAAATGTGTTTCAGTATCAGGAG AGGTCCTCCGCCAGAACAACCATTGTCGCTGAGGGTGAGAAGAGCCTTAGATCATCAGGATATGCCTTGGCAGCTACGTTACATCGGACAACCCGAGCTAGGTGACAAGTCTAGACCGACAATAGTGCGAAGCAGTATAGACATTGCAACAAGCAGTACAGTTGTTGAATTCCTCACAGAATTGGGATGTAGAATAGATTTTGAGTATATTGTACAGGGATACATGTTCCGAAAGGGTAGAATGAAAGTAACTGtagcaaaaatatttaaaatggTTCAAGTGAAAATACCGGATAATGTAGAACCCATATCTCAAAGCTACTTGGTCGAATTGAGCGTGCTTGCTCCACGTGGACAAGATGCAATAGCTGAAGACATGAGAATATTCGCCGAACAGTTAAGACCTTTAGTTCagcttgaaaaaattgattataaacGACTGAGTCATTAG